Proteins from one Lasioglossum baleicum unplaced genomic scaffold, iyLasBale1 scaffold0028, whole genome shotgun sequence genomic window:
- the LOC143219394 gene encoding uncharacterized protein LOC143219394 — MQLNVELIPNGARICSAHFTENDFKIVHGRRILAPNALPYIERAIEDTQNDIIMPSTSASDTSKVDRTTSPIPGCSDFVDQSTSMSPKKEESSLEKEYLQKQLQDTRNFI, encoded by the exons ATGCAGCTAAATGTAGAGTTGATTCCAAATGGAGCAAGAATCTGTTCCGcacattttacagaaaatgacTTCAAGATTGTACATGGTAGAAGGATACTTGCACCAAATGCACTACCATATATAG AACGTGCAATTGAGGATACTCAAAATGATATAATTATGCCGTCAACTTCTGCATCGGATACATCTAAAGTAGATAGAACAACATCTCCCATCCCTGGATGCAGTGACt TTGTGGATCAGTCTACAAGTATGTCACCGAAGAAAGAGGAAAGCTCTTTGGAAAAAGAATACCTTCAAAAACAACTGCAAGACacaagaaattttatataa
- the LOC143219400 gene encoding uncharacterized protein LOC143219400, translating to MSFENVAKEAQNIRNSNRLSKEDTQVLRNLKIKLCNPILPQHRVEPRAGSRPPTEEEMDEFEEYASIHKGYFDSSEDKIIKQNWNLFCEMHNWHPEQTKPFLLLRVGNKTNIRSKRERRKFVQFLADGLPHRTLYSVYHRFRNLFADRVHRRFLPEEDKMILDHLERNENLDEKRKYTDLAQVLKRTRASIWRRYTLLKQKRKDTDKQKSKLGCEPRTNPDRTGLRA from the exons ATGTCTTTCGAGAACGTGGCGAAAGAAGCGCAGAATATTCGCAATTCTAATAGATTATCTAAGGAAGATACACAG gtcttgcgaaacctAAAAATTAAGTTGTGCAACCCTATATTGCCCCAGCACAGGGTGGagccacgcgcaggatctcgtcctcCAACCGAAGAAGAGATggacgagttcgaagaatacgcgagtATCCATaaggggtatttcgattcttcggaggaTAAAATAATCAAACAAAATTGGAACTTATTCTGCGAG ATGCACAACTGGCATCCTGAGCAAACGAAACCATTTCTACTCTTACGAGTAGGAAATAAAACAAATATACGCAGTAAAAGAGAGAGACGCAAATTTGTACAGTTCTTAGCAGACGGACTTCCACACAGGACGTTATACAGTGTGTACCACAGATTTAGAAATTTGTTTGCAGACCGTGTGCATAGAAg GTTCCTTCCAGAGGAGGATAAAATGATCCTAGATCATTTAGAACGCAACGAAAATCTCGATGAGAAAAGAAAATACACGGACCTGGCACAAGTCTTGAAAAGAACACGAGCATCTATTTGGCGACGATACACGCTCTTGAAACAAAAACGAAAGGATACAGATAAACAGAAATCAAAGCTGGGATGCGAACCGCGGACTAACCCGGATAGAACGGGTCTTAGGGCCTAG